Proteins encoded together in one Vigna angularis cultivar LongXiaoDou No.4 chromosome 5, ASM1680809v1, whole genome shotgun sequence window:
- the LOC108340799 gene encoding uncharacterized protein LOC108340799, which translates to MEDSHHHHHPDDTHHHPPSSSPPTTGTCCKCGGPTTFAPPIPTPIFSPPPTYRPIRAPAIPPDPNSTRAIILSPVPQPQKVPILPPPYDFHTPTKRIHSPDDIRSFHDSFSGKNFLGFVVALSESIRGRKISDQCHESPTILAVLSILETLTLFADETPPVPQSARYGNVAYRTWHEKMSNSAESLILKLLPENLRSATVELVPYFADSFGNASRIDYGTGHETNFAAWLYCLARLGVVGEEDYPALVARVFVRYLDLMRKLQLLYCLEPAGSHGVWGLDDYHFLPFIFGSSQLIDHKYMKPKSIHNEDILENFSKEYLYLACIAFVKKVKKGVFAEHSPMLDDISGVPNWNKVNGGLLKMYKAEVLEKVPIMQHFLFGSIIKWE; encoded by the coding sequence ATGGAAGATTctcatcaccaccaccaccccGACGACACCCATCATCACCCACCCTCCTCCTCCCCTCCCACCACCGGCACCTGCTGCAAGTGCGGAGGCCCTACAACCTTTGCCCCCCCTATCCCAACCCCTATCTTCTCCCCTCCCCCAACCTACCGCCCCATCCGCGCCCCAGCAATCCCCCCAGACCCCAACTCTACCCGCGCTATCATCCTCTCCCCGGTTCCACAACCTCAAAAGGTTCCCATTTTGCCGCCACCCTACGACTTCCACACCCCCACCAAGCGCATTCACTCCCCCGATGATATTCGCTCCTTCCACGACTCCTTCTCCGGCAAAAACTTCCTCGGCTTCGTCGTCGCACTCTCCGAATCCATCCGCGGCCGCAAAATCTCCGATCAGTGTCACGAATCCCCGACCATTCTCGCCGTGCTCTCTATCCTTGAAACCCTAACCCTATTCGCCGACGAAACCCCCCCTGTCCCACAATCTGCGCGCTACGGAAACGTCGCGTATCGCACCTGGCACGAGAAAATGTCCAATTCCGCAGAATCACTGATCTTAAAGCTCCTCCCGGAGAATCTGCGCTCGGCGACTGTCGAACTCGTGCCTTACTTTGCTGACTCCTTTGGTAACGCGAGCCGCATCGACTACGGCACCGGCCACGAGACGAATTTTGCGGCGTGGCTGTACTGCCTGGCGCGGCTGGGAGTGGTCGGAGAGGAGGATTATCCGGCTCTAGTGGCGAGGGTGTTCGTGAGGTACTTGGATCTCATGAGGAAATTGCAGTTGTTGTATTGCTTGGAGCCTGCAGGATCTCATGGTGTGTGGGGGCTTGATGATTACCACTTTTTGCCCTTCATATTTGGGTCTTCGCAGTTGATTGATCACAAATATATGAAGCCTAAGTCCATTCATAATGAGGATATCTTGGAGAATTTCTCCAAGGAGTATCTTTACCTTGCTTGCATTGCCTTTGTGAAGAAGGTGAAGAAGGGGGTGTTTGCCGAGCACTCGCCCATGCTGGATGATATCAGTGGGGTGCCCAATTGGAACA